The genomic window AGACCTTTTATATAGATAGTAATGTAACTGAAAGGTTACATAGATGTATTAATAATTCTGAGATTACGTATAGAGCAAATGATATTAGAGGGTTTATAGATTATATAGAAAAAATTATTTTATTTGAGAAAGAGCATAATAAATTATGTGAAAAAATAAGTGAAATAAATAAATTATATATAGATAGGATAGAGTATCAGCGAGAGGTAAGCTCTCAAGATAATGTTGAGGATATCATAAAAGCTGTAGAGGAAATAAAAAGTCACGTATCTAGTACAATAACTGAAGAAGAAAAAGCTAGATTGGAAGCTTTAGAAAAAGAAATAGATGAGGATTATCTCTATGCTAAGGATATTGAGTTATTGAAAAAAATGATTCTTAGTAGAAAAGAGACCTTAAAAGAAAAATATAATGATAAAACTAAAATAAAAACAATATCTATAGAAGTACCAAAACAAATAGATTATCAATATATTCCAGCTAAAAGGGGGAGTGTAGAGTATCATCAACATATTAGCAATAATATACCAAGAATGCAACGTTTAATAAAAAATATGAATAAATATATGAAATCTTGTGGAAAAGAAAAAACAACATTTAAAATAAATCAAAGTAAAGCCTTACAAGACTCTATAAATATAGCAGTAGCAATATTTGATAATAAAGAGTTTAAAGCAATAAGTGGTAGTAATAATATAAGTAATTATTGCATGGCACCACCACTAGAAAAGGCAGTTTTTAAAAGTAGTAAAGTCAATAAGTTAGGTAAATTAGGAGTAGGATATAACAGAGTTAACGATAGTGAAAAAAAGATATTTGAAGAAATTCATAAACAAATAGAAGTAAAAGCTTTAAAGAATGAAGGAAATCTTATTTTGTATAGTAAATGGGAACCTTGTCCAAGTTGTTATTCTGTAATTAGTCAATTTTGTAAAAAATATCCTGATATAAAAGTCAAGGTTAAATATAGCAAAAAATATGGAGAATAGAACTATCAACAATAATAAAAAGGAATAGAGTTATATAAATTTCCCCTTAAATGAATAACATAATCTAAGGGGACTTTTATAATTTTATTTATATAGTTGGTTAGGAGTTAAAATACTTAAGAGATAGTTTTAATAAGTTACTATAGTATTTCTAGTATCTCTACTGAGTAGTTTTCCCCAGGAGCATTAACTTCTACTATATCTCCAGCTTTTTTTCCAGATAATGCTTTTCCTAAGTCAGATTCTATGCTTATACGCATATTATCAGGATCTAAATCCATAGTAGTTACTAATGTTACCTCTGTTTCAAAATCATCATCTATAAACTTAATTTTAGCTTTGCTATTAATACCTAATACTGATTTATCAATATCTTTATCATCTATTATAGTAGCAGTTGAAATCATAGTTAATAAATATTGTATTCTATTATCATTTTCTCTATAGTTTG from Clostridium septicum includes these protein-coding regions:
- the greA gene encoding transcription elongation factor GreA, which gives rise to MNNQLTEENIRKLREELDYRLTVKRAEIAKEKAIAAAHGDRSENAEYKEACANYRENDNRIQYLLTMISTATIIDDKDIDKSVLGINSKAKIKFIDDDFETEVTLVTTMDLDPDNMRISIESDLGKALSGKKAGDIVEVNAPGENYSVEILEIL
- a CDS encoding deaminase domain-containing protein; its protein translation is MTQGNMPLNRKKERLKINSIDEFKDALKREGYNINEIDEEKFKKKVTKTFYIDSNVTERLHRCINNSEITYRANDIRGFIDYIEKIILFEKEHNKLCEKISEINKLYIDRIEYQREVSSQDNVEDIIKAVEEIKSHVSSTITEEEKARLEALEKEIDEDYLYAKDIELLKKMILSRKETLKEKYNDKTKIKTISIEVPKQIDYQYIPAKRGSVEYHQHISNNIPRMQRLIKNMNKYMKSCGKEKTTFKINQSKALQDSINIAVAIFDNKEFKAISGSNNISNYCMAPPLEKAVFKSSKVNKLGKLGVGYNRVNDSEKKIFEEIHKQIEVKALKNEGNLILYSKWEPCPSCYSVISQFCKKYPDIKVKVKYSKKYGE